A stretch of Gallus gallus isolate bGalGal1 chromosome 2, bGalGal1.mat.broiler.GRCg7b, whole genome shotgun sequence DNA encodes these proteins:
- the LOC121109590 gene encoding uncharacterized protein LOC121109590, producing the protein MDVASEWICPICGQIREDVAYVTPCKHQLCYGCAIWWANKKPSCAVCGHQITTIRYSERSDDDYLECSVPQPAVHSDDSLQDEQGPAEPVLIPPEHNFPAEVWAAFFKDHQGDLEPLLHWLREEIQEASSSDWWEVEVGQWTTVNFLCEHGLDEEALMRELQPITNGDVLPFVRQLISTAAALYGPAIRRQLDQQEGRAAGGREDSPAASPSTSTSHQEPPASGPGHSTSPAGPSTEELPGSSTGGPGHPSTTTAPSAEEPQEEPGQAAAVGPSIRGRDHSCGGPRRPPKRKARSSPQGSPLPPKRRLRRRR; encoded by the coding sequence ATGGATGTGGCATCAGAATGGATCTGCCCCATCTGCGGGCAAATTCGGGAAGATGTCGCCTACGTGACCCCCTGCAAACACCAGCTTTGCTACGGCTGTGCCATCTGGTGGGCAAATAAGAAGCCGAGTTGTGCCGTATGTGGGCACCAAATCACCACCATCCGATACTCGGAGAGGTCAGACGATGATTATCTTGAGTGCTCTGTCCCACAGCCCGCAGTGCACTCTGATGATAGCCTGCAGGACGAGCAGGGGCCTGCAGAGCCGGTGCTCATTCCACCTGAGCACAACTTCCCCGCCGAGGTCTGGGCTGCCTTCTTCAAAGACCATCAGGGAGACCTCGAGCCCCTGCTCCACTGGCTGCGGGAGGAGATCCAGGAGGCATCCAGCAGTGACTGGTGGGAGGTGGAAGTGGGACAGTGGACCACTGTCAACTTCCTCTGCGAGCACGGCCTGGACGAGGAGGCCTTGATGCGGGAGCTGCAGCCGATCACCAACGGCGATGTGCTGCCCTTTGTAAGGCAGCTCATCAGCACCGCTGCAGCCCTGTATGGCCCAGCGATCCGCCGCCAGCTCGACCAGCAGGAAGGCCGTGCTGCAGGAGGACGGGAGGACAGCCCCgcagccagccccagcaccagcacctcCCATCAGGAGCCTCCTGCCTCGGGCCCGGGCCACTCCACCAGCCCCGCAGGGCCCAGCACCGAGGAGCTGCCCGGCAGCTCTACTGGGGGACCTGGGcaccccagcaccaccaccGCGCCCTCAGCGGAGGAGCCGCAGGAGGagccagggcaggcagcagcagtgggccCCTCCATCCGGGGCAGGGACCACTCGTGTGGGGGGCCTCGGCGCCCCCCGAAGAGGAAGGCCCGCAGCAGCCCCCAGGGTTCACCCCTGCCCCCCAAAAGGCGGCTCCGGCGGCGGCGCTAG